In the genome of Nonomuraea sp. NBC_00507, the window CGGGTGGTCTCGTTGGTCTGGAACCAGGGCTGCGGTTCCTCCTGCCCCCCGACCGCGGGCGCGATCGTGACGCCGGGGAAGCGGCCGAGCCCCTCGCGGGCGCACTCGTAAACGGTGCTGCCAGAGGAGACGAGCACGACGTCGCCGGATGCCAGGCCCACGGCGGCCAGCGCGCGGGCCATGCCGGGCGCCAGCCAGGGGCCCAGCGCCGGGCCGCTGACCTTGGGCACCAGGAAGACGCGCTCCAGGCCGAGCGCCTGCGCGACCTCGTCGGCCAGCGGGCCCTCCGCCAGCGCGGCGGGACGGTGCACCTTGATCTCGACGATGCCCTGCTTGCGCGCCTCGGTGAGCAGCCTGCTCACCGTCGCCCTGGAGACGCCGAGCCGCTGGGCGATGTCGCCCTGCGTGGCGTCCTCCATGTAATACTGCTGCGCCGCCGCGTACATCAGCTCATGCGGGAACCTGGCCTGCTGCGCGTCCGGGGCGACGTCGGCGGCATTCATGCACGCGCTCCTCGTGAACAAGCTTGCTGAACTGATGTGCAACGACTATACCCGTGTGCTCTCCGGAGAGAAGGCTAGTCGTTGATCATGATCAGCGGGCCGGCTGCGGTGCGGGAGACGGGCGCAGCACGCCGGCCAGCGCCAGCGCCACCAGGATGCCCCCGCCGCCCGCGACCGCGATCGCCGGGCCAGGCCCGATCGCCTCGCCCAGCACCCCGACCAGGGCCGCGCCGACCGCCTGGCCGGTCATCAGCCCGGCGGACTGCAGCCCGAACGCCTGCCCGCGCACCTCCTCGGGCACCGCGTCCACGAACCGCCGCTGCAACCCCAGCTGGTACGCCAGCCCGGCCGTCGCCACCCCCGCCAGCACGGAGGCCCACACGACCTCCGGCCCGAACGCGTAGCCGATCCAGGGGATCCCCAGGAGCAGTGCCAGGGGCAACGACAACCGCTCGCGCAATGTCGGCGCCGCGAAGCGGCCGACCGCGAACTCGCCGACCGCCATACCGGCCGCGGCGGCCGCCAGCACCACCCCGGCCTGTCCCTCCCCGCCCATGTACGGCACCACCATGGCCTCGGCCCCGGCCAGGCACACACACGGCACCCAGCCGGCCAGCAACAGCCCGCGAACCCGCCCGTCGGCCAGCAGCCGCCGGTTGACCCGCAGCGTCTCCCGTACCGCACCGCCGTTGGCCGCACCCCGCGCCGGCCCGTACGGCAGTCCCACCCGCAGCACCACGGCGGCCACGACCGACAGGCCCGCGGTGACCGCCAGCGCCCCGGAAGGCCCGGTGAACCCCAGGAACGCGCCCCCGACGGCCAGCCCGGCGATCTGCGCGCTCGCCGAGGCGACGTTGAGCACCGAACGCCCGAGCACGAACGCGTCACCCGGCAGCACCTCGGGCAGCATCGCCGCCCGTGCCGCGAAGAACACCGGCGAGAACAGCCCGGTGACCAGCACGAGCGCCAGCAGCCCCCACACCGGCAGCCCCGCGTACGCCAGCAGCAGGCACGTGACCGCCCTGACCAGCTCGCCGGCGATCATCAGCGCCCGTGGCGGCATCCGGTCGGCCAGCGACAACAGGAACAGCCCGCCCAGGATGAACGGCAACCACCCGGCCATGTACGCCGCGGCCGACAGCCCGGGCGAGCCGGTCCTCTCGTAGACCAGCACGGCCAGGGCCAGCATCTTGATCATGTCGCCGGCGATGAGCAGCACGAAGCTGCCGAACAGCACCCGGAACTCCCTGACGGCGAATACCTCGCCGAACGTCGCACCCTTCATGGGACCGATGCTGCGAGCGCCACAGCCATCGGGCGACTTTTTCGGATATAACCGAAAGGTGGTCGTGAGCATCGAGGTCACTCCGCAGGACCTGGTGGCCAGCAGGTTCGCCATCTCGCCGCTGATCGAGACCATGCACGCCCAATGGGTGCTTGCCGGCCGGGCCGAGGCAGGCGTACACGGCCAGTGGGTCCGGCGGTGGCGGGAGACCTACCGCGAGGTCGTGCGCGATCATCCGGCACTCCGGGCGGCCGGGGCGATCAGCGGCAACATGGGCGACGCGAACGTCGACTTCATCGCCCCTCCGCCCACGACCGTGGACGTGCCGTTCGAGGGAGAGCTGTCGTCCATGCGCGCCACGCCGCTGGAGCAGGCGCACGAGGAGATCGCCAGGGTACTGGCCGAGCGGCGGGTTCCTGACGGGGTCAGGGATCTGCTGCTGGGTCCGGACGTGGTCGAGCTGCTCGCGGACGCGTACGAGGCGCTGTGGACGAAGATCATCTCCCACGAGTGGCCGCGATTCCGGGCGATCCTGCAGCGCGACGTGGCCCAGCGGGCGGGACGGCTGGCCGCCTATGGCTGGGAGGCGGCCCTGGAGGATCTCAGCCCCCGCGTTCACTGGCAGCGCAGCGGGCGCATCGAGCTCGAAATGAGGTCGATCAGCGGGCCCCGCAGGCTGGGCGGCAAAGGGCTGCTCTTCCTGCCGTCGGCCTTCATGCGCACCATCGCCGTCTACCTGGAGGACGCCTGGCCATACGCGATGATCTACCCCGCCAGAGGAATCGCGGCCGCTCCCGAGGCGCCTGACGCGGACCTGTCGTCGCTGATCGGCCGCAGCCGCGCGCTCATCCTGGCCGAGCTCGCCGAGCCGGCCACGACCACGCAGCTCGCGGCCCTGCTCCGGCAGAGCGTGGGCACCACGGGCGAGCACGTCGCGGCGTTGCGCAGGACGGGGCTGATCACCGGCACCCGTACGGGCCGCAGCGTCCTCTACGCACGCACGCCGCTCGGCGACGCCTTGATCAAGGGAGCTCGCCCGAGCCGCGTGGAATGAGGCGCACGGGGAGCTGGATGTGCTCGGGCGGCCCCACGTCGCCGCGCAAGCGGCGGAACAGCAGCTCGGCCGCCACCCTTCCCATCCAGGACGGATCCTGCGCCACGACCGTCACCCCAGGTTGGAGCAGGTCGGACAGCTCGAAGTCGTCGAAGCCCACCACCGCGATCGGCCGGCCGGCCAGCGCCCGCAGCGTGGTCACGGTGTAGCGGCTGTTGCCGGTGAACAGCGCCGTCGGAGGCCTGTCCAGGGCGAACATCCTGTCCAGGTCCGCCCGCACCCCCTCCAACGTGGGCGGGCGCATGGAGACCAGCCGCGGGTCGTACAGGCCGCCGAGAGCCTCCCGGTAGCCGCGGTGCCGCTCGGCGGCGGTGTAGATCGCCAGGTCGTCGCCGAGGAAGGCGATGCGATGATGCCCGTGCCCGAGCAGGTGGCGGATCGCCTGCTCGGCCCCTCCCGCGTTGTCGGCGAGCACGGTGTCCACGTCGAGTCCCGCCCCCGGCGGCCGGTCCGCGAACACCACCTTCGTCCCCGCCTCCAGCTCCGGTCGCAGGTATGTGTGGTCGTTCCCGGCCGGCACCACGATGAGCCCGTCCACCCGGCGGGTGAAGAAGGTCTCGACCAGCTCCCGCTCCCTGACCGGCTCCTCTCCGGACGAGCCGGTCAGCAGCAGGCAGTCGTGACCGATCACCACG includes:
- a CDS encoding sugar-binding transcriptional regulator, with the translated sequence MNAADVAPDAQQARFPHELMYAAAQQYYMEDATQGDIAQRLGVSRATVSRLLTEARKQGIVEIKVHRPAALAEGPLADEVAQALGLERVFLVPKVSGPALGPWLAPGMARALAAVGLASGDVVLVSSGSTVYECAREGLGRFPGVTIAPAVGGQEEPQPWFQTNETTRILAERVGGVPAYLYAPALPGPELFYSLQHEPSVRRVMDLWAHAKCAIVGVGSPPLMRQMVPSLMPRDADSLREAVGDVCMRVYDRNGAPITYPGGERLVATKLEELRRIPAVIAVAVGAEKVLSIVAGARGGYFKQLVTDTPTAEGLVAAARQL
- a CDS encoding MFS transporter: MKGATFGEVFAVREFRVLFGSFVLLIAGDMIKMLALAVLVYERTGSPGLSAAAYMAGWLPFILGGLFLLSLADRMPPRALMIAGELVRAVTCLLLAYAGLPVWGLLALVLVTGLFSPVFFAARAAMLPEVLPGDAFVLGRSVLNVASASAQIAGLAVGGAFLGFTGPSGALAVTAGLSVVAAVVLRVGLPYGPARGAANGGAVRETLRVNRRLLADGRVRGLLLAGWVPCVCLAGAEAMVVPYMGGEGQAGVVLAAAAAGMAVGEFAVGRFAAPTLRERLSLPLALLLGIPWIGYAFGPEVVWASVLAGVATAGLAYQLGLQRRFVDAVPEEVRGQAFGLQSAGLMTGQAVGAALVGVLGEAIGPGPAIAVAGGGGILVALALAGVLRPSPAPQPAR
- a CDS encoding winged helix-turn-helix domain-containing protein; the encoded protein is MSIEVTPQDLVASRFAISPLIETMHAQWVLAGRAEAGVHGQWVRRWRETYREVVRDHPALRAAGAISGNMGDANVDFIAPPPTTVDVPFEGELSSMRATPLEQAHEEIARVLAERRVPDGVRDLLLGPDVVELLADAYEALWTKIISHEWPRFRAILQRDVAQRAGRLAAYGWEAALEDLSPRVHWQRSGRIELEMRSISGPRRLGGKGLLFLPSAFMRTIAVYLEDAWPYAMIYPARGIAAAPEAPDADLSSLIGRSRALILAELAEPATTTQLAALLRQSVGTTGEHVAALRRTGLITGTRTGRSVLYARTPLGDALIKGARPSRVE
- a CDS encoding LacI family DNA-binding transcriptional regulator, whose product is MRPTMKDVATAAGVALKTVSRVVNGEPGVHPATAERVRAAIDRLGYSRNESARVLRRGRTATVGLVIEDVADPFYSGLSRAVEDVVIGHDCLLLTGSSGEEPVRERELVETFFTRRVDGLIVVPAGNDHTYLRPELEAGTKVVFADRPPGAGLDVDTVLADNAGGAEQAIRHLLGHGHHRIAFLGDDLAIYTAAERHRGYREALGGLYDPRLVSMRPPTLEGVRADLDRMFALDRPPTALFTGNSRYTVTTLRALAGRPIAVVGFDDFELSDLLQPGVTVVAQDPSWMGRVAAELLFRRLRGDVGPPEHIQLPVRLIPRGSGELP